The following nucleotide sequence is from Acidovorax radicis.
ACCGGGGTTTTCACATCTGAGCACCCCGGCCGCCCCGTGGTGGTGGTGGGCAACGTCATCGCCGGTGGCGCCGGCAAAACCCCCGTGGTCATCGCGCTGGTCAAGCACCTGCAGGCGCAGGGCCTGCATCCGGGCGTGATCTCGCGCGGATATGGCCGCCGCAGCCGCGATTGCCGGGCGGTGACGCCTGACAGCCTGCCCTCCGATGTGGGGGATGAGCCCGCGTTGATCGCACGCAGCCTGGCTGCCGGCCCTGCCGTACCCCTCTTCGTGGCGCCGCGCCGCATCACGGCCGCCCGTGCGCTGCTTGCGGCCCACCCCCACACCGACGTGATCGTGTGTGATGACGGCCTGCAGCATCTCGCGCTGCAGCGGGACATCGAGGTCTGCGTCTTCAATGACCAGGGCGTAGGCAATGGCTTTTTGCTGCCTGCGGGCCCGCTGCGCGAGGCGTGGCCCCGCCCGATGGATTTACTGCTGTATGCGGGCAGCGTGCCGCCATTGGCGTCCCCACCGCCGCCGGCCTTTGCCCTGCGGCGCAACCTGGCCGCCTATGCACTCAGGTCCGACGGAACACAGGTCCCATTGGCCAGTTTGCAGGGTCAAGCCCTGCACGCCGTCGCAGCCGTCGCGCGGCCTGGCGATTTTTTTGCCATGCTGCGTGCCCGTGGGCTCACACTGGCGCGCACCGATGCGTTGCCTGATCACTATGATTTTGATAGCTGGAAAGGTAATTCCAACAAGCGCAATCAGGTCATTTGCACCGAAAAAGATGCGGTCAAGCTGTGGACCGTATCACCGGATGCTTTGGCTGTTCCCCTGGTGCTGGACATCGATCCAGGCTTTTTTGAGGCGCTGGATGCGCGTTTGCGTGGGCATGTTCCGCCGATGTCGCCGCTATCATCCCCAGCTTGATTGATCCCCTGCGGAAAGCCACTGTCCCATGG
It contains:
- the lpxK gene encoding tetraacyldisaccharide 4'-kinase, producing the protein MAAAGPQPPSSTPPRTSPVLHHGASEERGLQKIWQSRSVAAWGLWPVSQLYRALIALRRLLYRTGVFTSEHPGRPVVVVGNVIAGGAGKTPVVIALVKHLQAQGLHPGVISRGYGRRSRDCRAVTPDSLPSDVGDEPALIARSLAAGPAVPLFVAPRRITAARALLAAHPHTDVIVCDDGLQHLALQRDIEVCVFNDQGVGNGFLLPAGPLREAWPRPMDLLLYAGSVPPLASPPPPAFALRRNLAAYALRSDGTQVPLASLQGQALHAVAAVARPGDFFAMLRARGLTLARTDALPDHYDFDSWKGNSNKRNQVICTEKDAVKLWTVSPDALAVPLVLDIDPGFFEALDARLRGHVPPMSPLSSPA